The following nucleotide sequence is from Chryseobacterium sp. CY350.
CTGAATTCGGAATTATTTTACAAATTAAATGTAAAAAAGGCAAGATATACAGCAAGTGTATAAAGTAGAAACCGGTAAAAATTTTGTTACTGATTATCTCTGTTGCAACCTGCGAAGTTAAAATATGCATGAAAAGGAAAAGCAGAAATAAATAGATCATTCCGGTCTGGAAGCTCTTGCTGATTTTTAGTTTTCGTCCGAGAATGATTAAGACAAATAGATAATAGATCGTGAAAAGGAAACCGATGATAAATATAAAAACCAAACTTTCATCGGAAATATGATAAATGATTTCAAATAAAATGGAAAAATAAATTACAATAAAAGATAAAGTTTTAAAGAGATTTTCATAATAGGTGTTCTCAGATTTTTCTACATCAGAACTGTCCTGTAGCAAAATCAGATTCGCAAAACAGCTTCCGATAACAACTATACTCGTAATAAAAACAGGATTTACGATCACTTGCAAAGAATCTACATGTAAATATTGCGTCCAGGTCAACATTTGAGAGACAATGACCATAGGAAACAAAATATAGAAGAAAACCTTGAAGAGCTTGTGGTTGGTTTTTTTCCAAATATATAGCAACAGACTTGCTTCGATTGCCCAAATGCTTGTGATGAGATGTGTTTTTAGCTCAAGTGCAAAAGCCAGCGTTATTAAACTTATTGTGATGCTTGTAAATACTGAATAATTGATTCCAAAATCTTTTTTCTGATATTCTCTATAAAAGCCAATAGCATTAATAACGGCAAAAATGATAGGAAATACTGATGCCGGAAAAAGCTGTAATTGGTTGAAGATGAAAACAAGTCCTGCGATGGAAGAAAAATTGATTAAAATCAACATTAAAATATCAAATTCCTTCAAAACATTATTTCTGAAATAATTCTGAAGCGCAAACGCATAGAAAATAATATAAGTGATGACGTAAAACAGAATTGCAGAAAATTCCGCTTTCTCCATGGTCCAGAAAAAAAGATAAAAAGCTGTGAGTACGAAGGCAATCCAGCCGATGCTTTTCCATTGTTTAAGGTAGGAAATAAAGAGCATTCCAATATTCAAAACAGATAGATAAGTAAAGAGGAAAATGTAATTGCTTTGTCCGGTACTGATCATTAATGGAGCTAAAAATCCACCAAATAAGGAAAATATGATTAGCGTTTCGCTTTTGTAATAATAGGATAGTCCTACGGAGGCGAGGGTAATCAGGCAAGTGATGAGAAAACCAGTATTCTGCGAGAAAATATGGTATTCTCTGAAAGCGATTGTCGTCGTAAAATAAAGCACAGCAACACCGCCACCTGTAATTATAGATGAGAAAACGGCGTAGTTCTTTCTAAGAAAATGCCCGACTGCGATGATAGAAATGCCTGCAATAAATCCTATCCCGGCTCTTGAAGTTTCGCCGATCCAATTTTTATCGATTGCATATTTAACGAAATATCCGATCCCCAGAACAAGAGTGAAAATACCAATAATCGTAAGCGCATTTTGTTTTAAAAAATCAAATACTGGTGATAGCCAGTCTTTTTTGGGTTCTGTTTCCTCAATCTCATCTGAAACTTTGTGGTGTTGAGATCTTATTTCGGTTTTAAATTGCGCAATCGGAAGATCATCAATATTGTCTTCGGAAACTTTTTCTACTTCACGGGAATCACTCTTGGTAAGTTCAGAAATCTGTTTCTCCAGAAGATCGATTCTTCTGCTTAGTTTGTGGTAAACCAATATGAGAAGCACAATCAGTATGACAACAATAGTAAAAACAGAAATCATAAGTAAGAATTATTTTCAAATATAGGAATTTGAAAATAAGCTCTGAAAAAAACTCAGTACATCAGAAACTGAAAAAAAAATTAATTTTCTTTCCAATTATTTTCAATCAATTTCATTAAAAAATCCGGACATTTTATGACTTTGTTGGTTTCTGCATGTAAAAAGAAAAGGGTAGTGCGGGCTTCTGTTATTTTTATTTTTTCCTCATTATAAATTTCGTATTCAAATTCTATTCGCACCCCCGGAATTTTTTTTACATAGGTATGAATTTCTAATTTTTGATCGTACAAAGCTGGTTTTAAATACTTAATATTGTAATCGGAAACCGGAAGCCAGATTCCTAGTTTTTCGATCTCATCATAGGATATTCCTATGCTTCTGAAAAGTTCGACTCTACCCAATTCAAAATAAGCGGCGTAGTTGCCGTAATATACATATTTCATAGGGTCTGTTTCTGCGTAACGTACTCGTAATGAGTGTGTTGTGTGTATCATGTAAACGGTTGAATTATACATACAAATATATTTTTTAATAATCAATACCTGCAATATTTTTTTTTAAAATTAAAATATGAGACCTTTGTCTTCCTAATAAAAACAAGTACCACAAAATTAATCAGGGCATAAAAT
It contains:
- a CDS encoding DUF2339 domain-containing protein, translated to MISVFTIVVILIVLLILVYHKLSRRIDLLEKQISELTKSDSREVEKVSEDNIDDLPIAQFKTEIRSQHHKVSDEIEETEPKKDWLSPVFDFLKQNALTIIGIFTLVLGIGYFVKYAIDKNWIGETSRAGIGFIAGISIIAVGHFLRKNYAVFSSIITGGGVAVLYFTTTIAFREYHIFSQNTGFLITCLITLASVGLSYYYKSETLIIFSLFGGFLAPLMISTGQSNYIFLFTYLSVLNIGMLFISYLKQWKSIGWIAFVLTAFYLFFWTMEKAEFSAILFYVITYIIFYAFALQNYFRNNVLKEFDILMLILINFSSIAGLVFIFNQLQLFPASVFPIIFAVINAIGFYREYQKKDFGINYSVFTSITISLITLAFALELKTHLITSIWAIEASLLLYIWKKTNHKLFKVFFYILFPMVIVSQMLTWTQYLHVDSLQVIVNPVFITSIVVIGSCFANLILLQDSSDVEKSENTYYENLFKTLSFIVIYFSILFEIIYHISDESLVFIFIIGFLFTIYYLFVLIILGRKLKISKSFQTGMIYLFLLFLFMHILTSQVATEIISNKIFTGFYFIHLLYILPFLHLICKIIPNSDFIKVHISYWAISLLVILAFSFESYRFYILMNAENPNQIYALQNHFSRLYLPIIWAVLACLFIYFGLKKELPELNKIGFTLLGIMIIKLYAVDIWQMDNVSRIIAFIILGIILLLSSFMFQRLKNLIKNLVDKKEDSDQKTF
- a CDS encoding acyl-CoA thioesterase, translated to MIHTTHSLRVRYAETDPMKYVYYGNYAAYFELGRVELFRSIGISYDEIEKLGIWLPVSDYNIKYLKPALYDQKLEIHTYVKKIPGVRIEFEYEIYNEEKIKITEARTTLFFLHAETNKVIKCPDFLMKLIENNWKEN